The Leishmania infantum JPCM5 genome chromosome 26 DNA window GCAGCTGCCGAAGAGGGCAAGGGAGTGGGTGTGGCATCCGTCGATGCggatgcggctgcgacgTTGCTAGCGCTACCCTGGTCTGCCGCGTCTGACATGACCCGCCGCAGCTCGCGAATGCGGAATGCCGCGTTGGACGCCTTCAGCTCGTTCAGCCGCCGAAGGGCATCAAAGGCagcgctcgtgcgcgcgctcgccgtGTCGTGCGGGTCGCCGGCGATGGACGGGCGTAGAAAGCAGGTGCGCAGAATAGCGGGGAAGGTGCTGCCATAGCCGGCGTTGATGAAGTCGTGCCGGCTCACCAGAACGCCAAAGAGAGCAAAGCACATGTCATTCGGGTCAGCGTACTTGTCCGAGACCGTCTTGCCGACGCGTAGCAGCTGGCGATACGCGGAGCGAGCGACGTGCATGGCGCGCCGCTTGAGGAACGGATTCGCCGTTCTGTTGAGTGCGTGTCTGCTTGTGCTGTGGACGCAAGAGACGGCTCTCCGGGCGGAGCTTGGCGTCGGCACGTCCGTGTCGGTGGCGCTTTTGTGTATGCGTGGGCGGATCTTTGGTTCTTGACAGGtcgagaagaggaagagcaacGCAGTCGGTCagcagggggtgggtggtgaggtggtgcggtagcagcagccgacCGGTGACAGAGGTGgacaagagagggagagataaGGAGGAAGATGAGATGAGAGCAGCAGAAGGAAGCGCTAAAGTATGTTGTCACCGCCCTGCGTGTGGAGGCGGGGGTTGGCGGAAACTAGGAAGTCCAGGGTCACGGCCTAGGAAGGAAAACACAAGGACAAGCAAAGCAGCGCCATAATGACGGTGAGGGGACGGTGGCACGCACTCTCGAGAATGAAAGGCGGCCAAtcagagaggaggggccgAATCAAGGAGAATGACGCTGCTCACATGCCTCGTTGAGTGTGTGGGGAGTgtggatgtgcgtgcgtgcgtgtgtgtgtgtgtgtgtgttggagtgaggaaaagaaagaaaggtTTCTCTGCGTGCCAGCCACGACGCCGGCAGACACACCAAAACGCACAGGCACGAACAGAAAGGAGCAGCCCGTCGGCAAAGCCGAACTTCGCCGTTGTTGTTCTCCTGCGAGAGTCGCCGCAAAGGTATGAGGAGAGAGTGGCAAGCGGAACAGGCAAACTAAAAGAGGGGCAGAGCTCGCACAGAGCCGGGTTGCCTTATAGAAGGAGAACAAGTAAATGGGGATGCCTCTGTTTCAGAGAGGGTGGGTGCGACAGAATGCAGGACTTCGatagcccccctcccctccccaatGCCCTAAGAAATGGTTGAGGGTGGCAAGTTTACACGGGCTCGCTTCTCTACCGAGTAGTGCAGGTGGGTAAGGAGATTCGCAAGCGTCCTCATCTGCCTTTGAATGATAACGCAGGACGCCCCAAGCCGTCTCTACCTCCGCCGCGGTTGCGACACCGTCACCGACACCCCCGTGCACCCTCCAAACGGATGTCCATTCTTTTTGAACCCTTTCTTCGCAGTTCGCGGAAAATAAAACATGGGTTCCGCCAATGAGGCGTGATCCGCGTGGCTACGGCGTGGATGTGTCCTGGTCATTGTTGCCGTTTTCACGGCGAGCAGATGTcttcgctgcggcgctcGGCCTTCCACCTGTCACTCCTCTGTATCGGGGCTCTGCTTCATTCGCTTGCGTGGCAATGCATCGGTGAGGGAGCGGCACAGAAAACGTGCAACGAAACAACGACAAGATGTGAAAGGCGAAAGTGGGCATGGGGCAGGGCGCAGGGGGCAGGGGGTTCTCTTCTTTCCATCGTACTTGTGTCCAGCATCATCTCTGGAGTCACAACGGCAGAGAGCACAGGCAGCGgcaaaggaaaggaggaCAACGAAGATGACGCGCAAAACTGAGCAGGCGGGCGTGGGGATGGAGGATGGAGGATGGGAACCTGATCCGTTGGCAGCAGTGAAAGCGGCGACGCGAAGCAGCACACAGAAGAGAGTAGATAGAAACAATTCTCGAGAGCGGCCAGTTCctacgcacacgcgcacgcaggcacacacagcgGCATTCTCTCTCAGGGCAGCAGAActggaaaaagaaaagaagttAGATTGCACGCAAAGAGGGCCGTCTTCTGCTCCGCACACCGCGAACACGCACGGACACGGACATGGACagaaggaaggggagaggaggagtggccgaagggagagagacaagaaaaaaaaaagcatgGCTACTGCGTGCGTCTTTGCGTCGCTTCGCAACTTTGCCGGCGGTAGCAAGACTGCACGAACTTGGCAGCCCACACCgtgcggcgcatgcgcgagAAGATGGGAGGGCCGCGGCACTTCGTCGTCGTGCGGTTCCGTCCAAGCCTGCTCGCATCCGCATGCCCTTTGCCGACAGGGGCAAAATGCAAAGGCCCAGAGCCGGCGCCTTCTCACTCCGttgacggcagcggccgatTAGCACACATGATGGCCACAttgccaccacctccccgTCGCCGCCAACTCCCAGCCCGCCGTGCGGCGTCAGTCAATCGTTGTGCTCTTGTGCGTCAAGTCGGTACTGGCCCGCACCTGATCAGTCGGCACCTTGGCGCCGAATTCGAccgagacgcgcgcgcgaggcgcatGGCACGTGTATTCCGGCACCTCCCTTTGTGACACCCACGAGCCCATCACACGTTCCCGGTTTAGCGGTTTCCACGGAAGACGCCACCTCCCATGTGCTCCACTAGTCTGAGAAACGAGTTCGCTTCAGTGCCGgaagacgcagcgccgcctcaccTAGAGCCTCGGAGGCTCGTCAACGTTTCGCCTGCGTCACACCAGGGTCCGAagtgcgcagcaccgccagaCACCCAACAACTGCACACCTCATAAGGGCAGCACAGCATCTCACGGAAAAGTCAAGACGGAGGAACTTCTCTCAGACGcgaacgaaaagaaaaacgagtGGAAGGGGGCCCGACCTCTGAGTGCTCCCATGGCAACATCcgccgcgcacacaaacgccaGAGTGTGCAGCAGGGAAACAATGTGTGGAATGAGTCCCCGGATAGTGACCTCGAGGGCAGAGGGCTTTGCGAGCGTGTTTTACTTGCGCTACAACCCGATGGAAAGGCAAGCTTTTGTGGATGCCGCGAAGTTGCTCTCCCTTGCGGATCCCAGACTCGCACGAGTCACTCCCTGCGGCGgcctctgcagcgcatcTCTCACCTCGGGGTTACCCTTCATGCACTCCCGTGCGACACAGGCGATTGATCTTCACTAGGTTAGACGCCTTGAGACCGCCTTGGTGGCCGAGAGAGATCGGCACGTGCATGCCACAGATGCTGCTGATGGAAGTCAGAATCGTGCTGGGTGGCATGTGCACATCGGCCTCACCCTCGTGGACACCCGGTTCACCCAACGTGAACATCTTCTTACGCCTTCTTTGTGCTGCCCTGTTTCGCTAGGTGGTGGGAGCGGCTAGGAAATGGGGTGCACGCATGTGTGAGGGGGACGGAGCGGAACGGTTTTCCAGGTCATGAGCTGTCAGCAAAAGGCGACCAAGACAAGGAACGTGCGTACGCAGACCGAGACGTGAGTCGGTGCACGCGCCCGTCGGTATCTCTGCTTCCCTCTTGTGTGCACTGTTGCTGCCTCCTCGTGTCTGGGTGTcctcaccccccctcccacccgtCTCGCACTGTCGGTAGACGCGTTGATGAGTGTCTGGGTGCGCCATCGGTCACGAACGAGAAGACGCGGAAGAGAAGAATTCAAGGAGACGTGGCGTTTTCGTGTGTCGTTGGGTTTGTGGCGTGTGGTGCCCGACGTCGGCTCGAGCAACAGATGAAAAGGCACAAGGGATGGGAGGGCAGGAAACATATAAGGAACTCACCGGCACGGATGAGGGGAACACATCAGCGTGTGGGCACATTGCAGCAACAAAAcaacagacgcacacacgcacgcacctcgCAGCCTCATCCTGTTCATGGCCCATGCGTGCTGCCTTTCCACAAGCACACCCTCTTGTAAGAGAAGCGATGTGACGATTCCTCGTCCGTTGATCGCCAAGCCTTCACTGAAGGGCTGCACTCGCTTCGTTTTGTATCTTGTTAGTGCACCGCCTGCATGAGCTGCCCGAAAGGCAAGACATCACCCCTTGCATGCGCCTTGTGTGCGACACACGCCCCCAGAATTCAGATCTGAACTGTGAAGTACGTCCCACCCCGTCCCTTATTACCATTGCAGCAGCCCAGTGCTGCTCGCTCCATTATCGCCTTCCCCGCCCCCTTTGAGGCTGCGCTGGCAGTGATGAGGTGGGCATCGAGGGCAGAGTGATGGGGTGGCGCGGGTGAAGAAAGACGCGTGTACGCATGAGCAAAGcaaggggggggcggcgaggaaggcggTAGAGGGGTGTCCCCCGATCTCCTGCCtacgccctcctctcccacgCCGGCAATCACCTCTCCACCACTACAGCACGACTTCTTCCTCCGTCGTCGGCGAGCGAatccgcggcgccggcacgccACCCGCGTTGCCGTCCTCGCCGTCAGGGATGTGTGCCGTCGCTATAGCAGCCCTGCCATTGCCATGACTGGAGCAATCACTGCTCCCCTCCGTCCGCGTCGGCGACTccagcggcgatggtgctgaCAAAGGAAACCGGAGGTAGTAATTCAACAGCATCCGCATGGATGCATCCTGCATCGCCGACATGAGCGTTTCGCCCTTCCCCTCACCCAGGCAGTAGCGCCCGGCGTAGAGGCGGCAAACCGTGTACTCCACCTGGCGATACTGCTGCGCGTTGTGCAGTGAGGCGTAGTTGTTTGTCTCCTGCACATCCACGACGCGACGCACCACCTGATCAACATCGATCGGTGATCGGCGCAGTTTCTCGGATACCTGTGGCGCATAGCGAAGGACAAGTTGCGCCTCTTTGAACGCATTCGGGCTAGTCGACTCAAGTgcgtggagcagcagcggtggtgcaAGATGGCCGTAGTCCTCCGCGTGCCTCTCGAGGGCCTCATCGTGGAGCATCTGGGTACCATGGGCGCCGCCACTTGACTCAAACTGTTCGCGCCGCCGGTCGGCCCTGCGGTTCATTGGGTGCGCACGgccctccagcacctcctcctcgtctaCAGTGCGGGACTTGAcccgcgccagctcctcagcaacgcggcggtggagcgcCTCGACACTCGCTTCATTATCACCCAAAGGCGGCGATAGAGGCGAAGTAGCCgagggagctgctgctggtgcatcTACACGGGCGTCCTGCTCGGACGTGGCGGCAACAAtggcctctgccgcctcgaTGATCTGACGGAGCCGTATATGGCGTGCCAGCTGGCTCGCAAACAGCTGATAGATAAGCGGTCGCACGCGGGCGTGGGCGTCTCCGGAAGTCTCGGCCATCTCAACGAAGGCAACAAAGGCGAAGAGAAAGCTGCGCACCCACTGCATGCGCGGCAACAGGTCCTCCTTGTGCACTGGAAACAGCTTCAGccgtgcagcggcggagcgCAACACCGCCCTCCAGTAccaccggcgctgcgctgctaTGCCCTTctcgacgcgctgcaggtgcgctgccgcctcctttcGCGCGATACGCATGCGCTCCGAGAGGACGTTGAGCTCACGCCACATGGCGATGTCACCTTCTACGCCGCAGTGCTCGGCGAGGCCGATCCGCATGGCTATGCGGCCGCACGGCAGAAACCCTGTCGTCTCATGCAGCAACTGCTGCACATGCTTCGAGCGCAGCCGCGGATAAGCAGAGTAGGTGAGCTCCAGCAATACGGAACGTACCAGCGCGTCCCCGCGTAGGGCGAGAGCGCCGTGCACGGGGGCGTTGAGGGGTGTGTGATCGAGCATCGACCACATCTGATCCACTTCGCGAATGGAGAGTGTgtcagcggcagtggcggaggCAAAGGACGATGCGGCGACTGGCGGTGGACTCGCTTGGAAGGCACGCGAGTACAGTGGAGAGCTGTGTTGCGGCGCGTTGTCGTTACGTGGCGATCCCTGCTCCGTTGTCGATTCTCCGGCCGACGCTGCTCCACCATCGAGGGGAGCTGCTGACGCTTGACCAGAgcgtcgcagcgctgcgttAGCGGCCTTGTAGGCCTGCAGGAGAGACTCCAGATCTCGCACTGTCCGCGGCGTTAGCGCGGCATCGGAGAACAAGTTCTGCGTCTCACAAGCATCCATCAGGAGCCGGTACACGTCCCCCACGCTGCGCTCCTTGGGAACGCTTGCcagctgcacggcgccaCGCATCTCGGCACGGCGACGTTGGCGTTTTTGCGCCTTTACCTTCATGAATAGCGGGTTAGGTTGCCGCTTGTCGCTGTGGAGGTCGCTCGGATCGACTGGCATGACCAGCCGCCGCGGGCGGAAGCGCGGAAAGTAGCGGGACGGGTTGCCATCCAGGTCCAACTTGCTGCACCACAAGCGCAGCGAGCGCCGCATTGTACGTGTGTCGGTActgggaggggagaggggtggctTAGAGCCGAGAGAAGAAGGGTGAAGAGtaagcagcgccaccgtggCACCCTCACACATGCACAAGCGGGCGTGCACAAGGCGGAAGCGCCCAGTCACCGGGGAAAGAGCGGAGAGAGTGGGAGAGAGGTGTGAAGCCCAAGAAACGAGTCGAAAAACTCAAAGAAGCGGAGGAGCGAGTCGGCGAGGGGGAGACAACACGGCGACcggcggagaagagcagtTTTGTGCACAGGGCTATCtccgcactgctgctgcttgcttTGGAACCTGCtatctttctctctctctcccgccccctCGGTGACATCACAAACAAGACTGAGTGACGGTGCGCGGGCATCTGCCAGGCTCCGTAGCGCAGCACAGTGACGATGGACACCCCATGGATATCGGGATGCTTGGCTTTCCGCCTGCTTTTGTGTGCGTTTTCTGTGCGTATGGCCCTGTGCGCGTATGTCATGAGAATCTCACAGAACACGCACAACTCCCTCTGTACAGAGACGCGCAATCCGAAATCAGCAACGCATCTGATCAATGATGATACACCAGCCAGCCAACCCGCGCTCACGGAGACACAGGCGCGCCTGTTTAGAGCATCTACTTCTTCTCCTGTCGGCTCTGCTGGGCTTGGCGGCACTTCTTCTCCGCCGctgtcttcgccttctccagctgctgcatctcGCGCTTCAGTGACGCGTGCTTGGCGCGTAGATCCGTCAACTCCTTGTCCATctgaaggcgctgctggtgcacctTCGCCTTTTCCGCCTCCAACTCGGTGATGCGCATCTGCGCCTGATCGTGTTGGCGCTTTGCGAGCGCCTCGACGTCTGCCGGCTTCATGACAGACTCGGCGAACCCTTCGA harbors:
- a CDS encoding putative spliced leader RNA PSE-promoter transcription factor; translation: MCEGATVALLTLHPSSLGSKPPLSPPSTDTRTMRRSLRLWCSKLDLDGNPSRYFPRFRPRRLVMPVDPSDLHSDKRQPNPLFMKVKAQKRQRRRAEMRGAVQLASVPKERSVGDVYRLLMDACETQNLFSDAALTPRTVRDLESLLQAYKAANAALRRSGQASAAPLDGGAASAGESTTEQGSPRNDNAPQHSSPLYSRAFQASPPPVAASSFASATAADTLSIREVDQMWSMLDHTPLNAPVHGALALRGDALVRSVLLELTYSAYPRLRSKHVQQLLHETTGFLPCGRIAMRIGLAEHCGVEGDIAMWRELNVLSERMRIARKEAAAHLQRVEKGIAAQRRWYWRAVLRSAAARLKLFPVHKEDLLPRMQWVRSFLFAFVAFVEMAETSGDAHARVRPLIYQLFASQLARHIRLRQIIEAAEAIVAATSEQDARVDAPAAAPSATSPLSPPLGDNEASVEALHRRVAEELARVKSRTVDEEEVLEGRAHPMNRRADRRREQFESSGGAHGTQMLHDEALERHAEDYGHLAPPLLLHALESTSPNAFKEAQLVLRYAPQVSEKLRRSPIDVDQVVRRVVDVQETNNYASLHNAQQYRQVEYTVCRLYAGRYCLGEGKGETLMSAMQDASMRMLLNYYLRFPLSAPSPLESPTRTEGSSDCSSHGNGRAAIATAHIPDGEDGNAGGVPAPRIRSPTTEEEVVL